One region of Mycolicibacterium lutetiense genomic DNA includes:
- a CDS encoding response regulator — protein MTESALKVMVVDDHPIWRDAVARDLADEGFEVVATADGVASARRRAGVVLPDVVVMDMSLSDGSGATATAEVLTVSPLSRVLVLSASDERDDVLEAVKAGATGYLVKSASKVELTAAVRATAEGRAVFTPGLAGLVLGEYRRISQRPDDGPATPSLTERETEVLRFVAKGLTAKQIATRLSLSHRTVENHVQATFRKLQVANRVELARYAIEHGLDE, from the coding sequence ATGACGGAGTCCGCACTGAAGGTGATGGTCGTCGACGATCATCCGATCTGGCGCGATGCGGTGGCACGCGACCTTGCCGACGAGGGGTTCGAAGTCGTGGCCACCGCCGACGGGGTGGCTTCGGCGCGTAGACGGGCCGGGGTCGTACTGCCTGACGTCGTGGTCATGGACATGAGCCTGTCCGATGGCAGTGGTGCCACGGCCACTGCGGAGGTGCTCACGGTGTCGCCGTTGTCACGGGTGCTGGTGCTTTCGGCCTCCGACGAGCGCGACGACGTTCTGGAAGCGGTGAAAGCCGGGGCCACCGGATATCTGGTGAAGAGCGCGTCGAAGGTCGAGTTGACCGCAGCGGTGCGGGCCACCGCGGAGGGGCGGGCGGTGTTCACCCCGGGGTTGGCCGGGTTGGTCCTGGGCGAGTATCGGCGTATCTCTCAACGTCCGGACGACGGTCCGGCCACCCCCAGCTTGACCGAACGGGAAACCGAGGTGCTGCGTTTCGTGGCAAAAGGGTTGACGGCCAAGCAGATTGCCACCCGCCTGTCGCTGAGTCACCGCACGGTGGAAAACCACGTCCAGGCCACGTTCCGCAAGTTGCAGGTCGCCAACCGTGTCGAATTGGCCCGCTACGCGATCGAACACGGCCTCGACGAGTAG
- the macS gene encoding MacS family sensor histidine kinase, with product MQRHPDPVIPLWRAAQIFRLLSCLYALGFQLAINDDLRRPVLAGVLCAVLIVWSIACAIAYLQGFGRRPSWVIAEIVVVLALMLSTELVASAHWIADNQSWPTTLWATNATISAALQFGPVGGMGAGLAVMGAAAALKGYVSVNLGRNATIVIELAVGLAVGMAAQTARRAHAELERAVRLAASLEERERLSRRVHDGAIQVLALVARKGREIGGETAQLAELAGEQERALRRLVSAPDPEAHTGGTADIGALLRSRASDRVSVSLPAEPVLLDHDAAHELFAAAGNALDNAAAHAGPDARVFVLLEDLGDSVTVSIRDDGIGIDPGRLTEAIREGHVGISKSIVGRLDWLGGKAQLNTEPGCGTEWELTLPRPSGDRDAVERGQ from the coding sequence ATGCAGCGCCACCCGGATCCGGTCATTCCGTTGTGGCGTGCCGCGCAGATCTTCCGGTTGCTGAGCTGCCTGTATGCGCTGGGGTTTCAGCTCGCGATCAACGACGATCTGAGGCGTCCGGTACTGGCCGGCGTGCTGTGTGCGGTGCTGATCGTGTGGAGTATCGCCTGTGCGATCGCCTACCTGCAGGGTTTCGGCCGTCGACCGTCGTGGGTGATCGCGGAGATCGTGGTGGTTCTGGCGCTCATGCTCTCTACCGAATTGGTGGCATCCGCGCACTGGATCGCGGACAACCAGTCCTGGCCGACCACGTTGTGGGCGACGAACGCCACGATTTCGGCGGCACTGCAATTCGGTCCGGTCGGGGGGATGGGAGCCGGGCTGGCGGTGATGGGCGCCGCGGCCGCATTGAAGGGCTACGTCAGTGTCAATCTCGGGCGCAACGCGACCATCGTCATCGAGCTGGCGGTGGGTCTCGCGGTGGGGATGGCCGCTCAGACCGCGCGTCGGGCGCATGCCGAGTTGGAGCGTGCGGTGCGGTTGGCGGCCTCGTTGGAGGAACGAGAGCGATTGTCACGACGGGTGCACGACGGCGCCATTCAAGTGCTGGCCCTGGTTGCGCGGAAGGGTCGCGAAATCGGTGGTGAGACAGCTCAATTGGCTGAACTCGCCGGGGAGCAGGAGCGGGCGTTGCGCAGGTTGGTCAGCGCACCCGATCCGGAGGCGCACACCGGAGGCACCGCCGATATCGGTGCCCTGCTGCGTTCTCGGGCCTCCGATCGAGTTTCGGTCAGCCTGCCTGCCGAACCCGTGCTGCTGGACCACGATGCCGCCCATGAGTTGTTCGCAGCGGCCGGCAATGCCCTGGACAATGCCGCCGCACACGCCGGACCTGACGCCCGGGTTTTCGTGCTGCTGGAAGACCTCGGCGATTCGGTGACGGTGAGTATTCGTGACGACGGTATCGGCATCGATCCCGGGCGACTGACCGAGGCGATCCGCGAAGGCCACGTGGGAATCTCGAAATCAATTGTGGGACGACTGGATTGGTTGGGCGGGAAAGCGCAGTTGAACACCGAGCCCGGATGTGGCACCGAATGGGAACTCACGCTGCCCCGCCCGTCGGGAGACCGTGACGCCGTCGAGAGGGGGCAGTGA
- a CDS encoding sulfurtransferase produces the protein MASTRKNVFVTAGELRQLIPSGSPVTVLDVRWSLAEPDGEQAYLSGHLPGAVYVSLDADLTDHRVNGRGRHPLPSGSDLQAAARRWGMRKGVPTVVYDDWNRAGSARAWWVLTAAGIDDVRILDGGLAAWSAAGEVLDTGPVAPPGGDVEVRHDDLYRGALRTLTAEQATTGVELLLDARAAERFRGDVEPVDPVAGHIPGAVNLPSTQLLSADGTLLPDARLHTLLADRGVTDSADVGAYCGSGVTAALAVAGLAAAGVDAALYPGSWSEWASDPGRPVARGES, from the coding sequence GTGGCTTCCACACGGAAAAACGTCTTCGTCACGGCCGGTGAACTTCGTCAGCTCATCCCTTCCGGGAGCCCGGTCACCGTGCTCGACGTGCGGTGGTCGTTGGCCGAACCCGACGGTGAACAGGCCTACCTGAGCGGTCATCTACCCGGGGCCGTCTATGTCTCACTGGACGCGGATCTCACCGACCACCGCGTGAACGGTCGGGGCCGTCATCCGCTGCCGTCTGGATCCGACCTACAGGCGGCGGCGCGTCGTTGGGGGATGCGCAAGGGCGTGCCCACCGTGGTCTACGACGACTGGAACCGTGCCGGGTCGGCCCGGGCCTGGTGGGTGCTGACCGCGGCCGGGATCGACGACGTCCGCATTCTCGATGGCGGTCTGGCGGCGTGGTCGGCGGCGGGTGAGGTTCTGGACACCGGGCCGGTGGCACCCCCGGGTGGTGATGTCGAGGTGCGCCATGACGACCTGTACCGCGGGGCTCTGCGCACCCTGACCGCCGAACAGGCGACGACCGGGGTCGAGTTGTTGCTGGATGCCAGGGCGGCGGAACGGTTCCGCGGCGACGTCGAACCCGTGGACCCGGTGGCCGGTCACATCCCCGGGGCCGTCAATCTGCCCAGCACCCAGTTGCTTTCCGCGGACGGCACGCTGCTCCCGGACGCCCGGCTACACACGCTGCTCGCCGACCGGGGGGTGACCGACAGCGCCGATGTCGGCGCCTACTGCGGATCGGGGGTCACCGCGGCGCTCGCGGTGGCCGGCCTGGCTGCCGCCGGGGTGGATGCGGCGCTGTATCCCGGGTCATGGTCGGAGTGGGCGTCAGATCCGGGTCGACCGGTGGCGCGAGGGGAGTCGTAG
- a CDS encoding amino acid ABC transporter ATP-binding protein codes for MVRAESVCKNFGALHVLKGVTLDVGRGEVLCMVGPSGSGKSTFLRCINHLEQVNAGRLYVDGELIGYRERGGKLHEMAPRDAARQRRDIGMVFQHFNLFPHRTALENIVEAPMRVKRVKKDAALARAKDLLAQVGLAAKADAYPAQLSGGQQQRVAIARALAMNPKLMLFDEPTSALDPELVGEVLAVIKKLAGEGMTMVVVTHEMGFAREVADKLVFMDGGVIVESGPPREVMANPKHARTKEFLSKVM; via the coding sequence ATGGTGCGGGCCGAGAGTGTCTGTAAGAACTTCGGCGCCCTGCACGTCCTGAAGGGCGTCACGTTGGACGTCGGCAGGGGCGAGGTGCTGTGCATGGTCGGTCCGTCGGGGTCGGGTAAGTCAACGTTCCTGCGGTGCATCAACCATCTCGAGCAGGTCAACGCCGGTCGTCTGTACGTCGACGGCGAGCTGATCGGCTATCGCGAACGTGGTGGCAAGCTGCACGAGATGGCTCCGCGGGATGCCGCCCGGCAGCGCCGGGACATCGGCATGGTGTTCCAGCATTTCAACCTGTTCCCGCACCGCACCGCGTTGGAGAACATTGTCGAGGCGCCCATGCGCGTCAAACGGGTGAAGAAGGATGCGGCGCTGGCCCGGGCCAAGGATCTGCTCGCTCAGGTGGGTTTGGCCGCCAAGGCCGACGCTTACCCCGCACAGCTGTCGGGCGGCCAGCAGCAGCGGGTGGCCATCGCCCGGGCTCTGGCGATGAACCCGAAGTTGATGCTGTTCGACGAGCCGACGTCGGCGCTCGATCCCGAGCTCGTCGGGGAGGTGCTGGCGGTCATCAAGAAACTCGCCGGCGAGGGGATGACGATGGTTGTCGTCACCCACGAGATGGGTTTCGCCCGTGAGGTCGCCGACAAGTTGGTGTTCATGGACGGTGGCGTCATCGTGGAGAGCGGTCCTCCCCGTGAGGTGATGGCCAACCCCAAACATGCACGCACAAAGGAGTTTCTGTCGAAAGTGATGTAG